From Mya arenaria isolate MELC-2E11 chromosome 12, ASM2691426v1, the proteins below share one genomic window:
- the LOC128212025 gene encoding uncharacterized protein LOC128212025 isoform X1, with translation MGQSTTLHASQQTDDLSHMMFIFQLLQSGLIFTALVAGAICVGHLVLIRRKYCRNTTTLFAVVLSGFLHLIASVCMLTIAENYMIRRVKQGPPSVGSCLDYSMTAAFANGVVLVFIVHNVFVQIFKWSMSTCLAYAGTLGCIITGSFSVIKIVSQNSPLPVAQHSLVTLGTYGSQHFDVFLSVCQKNVYEERWAILVEYLVIYVPVIVTVLVALCRNRTKQTEVTITELKILSNKECNVSVFNCNCVKLNSAMVAVLLYITIVLLIVRPGYILYAHATSGYFRDILPSLLQTVIFTFICSEYIGKVLIRPQYWNNEVKSNGYRDCKHKSNPLMQV, from the exons ATGGGTCAGAGCACCACCCTTCATGCATCTCAGCAGACTGACGACCTTAGTCATatgatgttcatatttcagCTCCTTCAGAGCGGCTTGATATTCACGGCCCTCGTGGCCGGTGCCATCTGTGTCGGTCATCTAGTCTTAATACGCCGGAAGTACTGCCGAAATACCACGACGCTGTTCGCAGTGGTGCTCTCAGGATTTTTGCATCTGATCGCGAGCGTGTGCATGTTGACAATTGCCGAAAATTACATGATAAGACGCGTAAAACAGGGGCCCCCGAGCGTCGGCTCGTGCTTAGATTACTCGATGACGGCGGCGTTTGCAAACGGGGTGGTGCTCGTGTTTATCGTgcataatgtttttgttcagATCTTTAAATGGTCGATGTCTACGTGTCTAGCATACGCAGGCACACTTGGTTGCATCATCACAGGAAGTTTTTCCGTAATCAAGATTGTGTCGCAAAATAGCCCACTTCCAGTTGCACAACATTCGCTTGTGACGCTTGGGACGTATGGAAGTCAGCACTTTGACGTATTCTTGTCCGTCTGTCAGAAAAACGTTTACGAGGAAAGATGGGCTATTCTGGTGGAATATTTAGTGATATACGTACCCGTCATTGTCACCGTGCTGGTTGCTCTTTGCAGGAACAGGACAAAACAAACGG aAGTCACCATCACAGAGCTAAAGATTCTCTCAAACAAGGAGTGCAACGTTTCAGTGTTTAACTGtaattgtgttaaattgaaCTCAGCCATGGTTGCCGTTCTTTTATACATTACTATTGTCTTACTCATAGTACGTCCAGGATACATTCTGTATGCGCACGCAACTTCGGGTTACTTCCGGGACATATTGCCAAGTTTGTTACAGACAGtaattttcacttttatttgcTCAGAATATATTGGAAAGGTCCTCATTCGACCACAATATTGGAATAATGAGGTGAAATCAAACGGCTATCGTGATTGTAAACATAAGAGCAACCCTCTTATGCAGGTTTga
- the LOC128212025 gene encoding uncharacterized protein LOC128212025 isoform X2, with protein MNGYKHSRAVAYAGTLGCIITGSFSVIKIVSQNSPLPVAQHSLVTLGTYGSQHFDVFLSVCQKNVYEERWAILVEYLVIYVPVIVTVLVALCRNRTKQTEVTITELKILSNKECNVSVFNCNCVKLNSAMVAVLLYITIVLLIVRPGYILYAHATSGYFRDILPSLLQTVIFTFICSEYIGKVLIRPQYWNNEVKSNGYRDCKHKSNPLMQV; from the exons ATGAACGGATATAAACACTCACGAGCGGTTG CATACGCAGGCACACTTGGTTGCATCATCACAGGAAGTTTTTCCGTAATCAAGATTGTGTCGCAAAATAGCCCACTTCCAGTTGCACAACATTCGCTTGTGACGCTTGGGACGTATGGAAGTCAGCACTTTGACGTATTCTTGTCCGTCTGTCAGAAAAACGTTTACGAGGAAAGATGGGCTATTCTGGTGGAATATTTAGTGATATACGTACCCGTCATTGTCACCGTGCTGGTTGCTCTTTGCAGGAACAGGACAAAACAAACGG aAGTCACCATCACAGAGCTAAAGATTCTCTCAAACAAGGAGTGCAACGTTTCAGTGTTTAACTGtaattgtgttaaattgaaCTCAGCCATGGTTGCCGTTCTTTTATACATTACTATTGTCTTACTCATAGTACGTCCAGGATACATTCTGTATGCGCACGCAACTTCGGGTTACTTCCGGGACATATTGCCAAGTTTGTTACAGACAGtaattttcacttttatttgcTCAGAATATATTGGAAAGGTCCTCATTCGACCACAATATTGGAATAATGAGGTGAAATCAAACGGCTATCGTGATTGTAAACATAAGAGCAACCCTCTTATGCAGGTTTga